One segment of Nyctibius grandis isolate bNycGra1 chromosome 11, bNycGra1.pri, whole genome shotgun sequence DNA contains the following:
- the ACVRL1 gene encoding serine/threonine-protein kinase receptor R3 — MGHGCCRTMPCGARARAVLALVTLSLGCAAAELLCACDVPHCSQPTCTGKVCFVSKRKEEGTITQHRGCFSQNILENCRTPVTEQYGMRCCDSSMCNAELEIFLQGEEALGKAPSLPSLLLMIFVPLLALLVLAALTALFCWKVAQHRHKKSDLGDMDLMLKASMAGDSTLEDLLNDDCTTGSGSGLPFLVQRTVARQITLVECVGKGRYGEVWRGVWHGESVAVKIFSSRDEQSWFRETEIYNTVLLRHDNILGFIASDMTSRNSSTQLWLITHYHENGSLYDYLQRTALDVETCLGLASSIICGLVHLHVEIFGTQGKPAIAHRDLKSRNILVKSNRQCCIADLGLAVMHSQGSDYLDIGNNPRVGTKRYMAPEVLSEQIRTDCFESYKKTDIWAYGLVLWEITRRTVVNGIVEEYRPPFFDAVPSDPSFEDMKKVVCVDQQTPVIPNRLFSDSVLSALAKIMKECWYQSPSARLTALRIKKTLKKLNNSLEKPKTEQ; from the exons GACGATGCCTTGCGGGGCCCGTGCCCGGGCCGTGCTGGCGCTGGTGACCCTCTCCCTCGGCTGCGCAGCCG CcgagctgctctgtgcctgcGACGTGCCGCACTGCAGCCAGCCCACCTGCACGGGCAAGGTGTGCTTCGTCagcaagaggaaggaggaggggaccATCACCCAGCACAGGGGCTGCTTCTCCCAGAACATCCTGGAGAACTGCCGCACGCCCGTCACGGAGCAGTACGGCATGAGGTGCTGCGACTCCAGCATGTGCAACGCCGAGCTGGAGATCTTCCTGCAAG GAGAAGAGGCCCTGGGAAAGGCGCCTTCACTGCCCAGCCTCCTCCTGATGATCTTTGTCCCGCTGCTCGCCCTCCTCGTCCTCGCGGCGCTCACGGCGCTCTTCTGCTGGAAGGTGGCCCAGCACCGCCACAAGAAAAGCGACTTGGGAGACATGGACCTCATGCTGAAGGCATCCATGGCGGGAGACAGCACTTTGGAG GACCTGCTGAACGATGACTGCACGACGGGCAGCGGCTCGGGGCTGCCCTTCCTCGTCCAGCGAACGGTGGCTCGGCAAATCACCCTCGTGGAGTGTGTGG GCAAAGGACGCTACGGCGAGGTGTGGCGAGGCGTGTGGCACGGGGAGAGCGTGGCCGTGAAGATCTTCTCCTCCCGGGATGAGCAGTCGTGGTTCCGCGAGACGGAGATCTACAACACCGTCCTCCTCCGGCACGACAACATCCTGG GCTTCATCGCCTCTGACATGACGTCAAGGAACTCCAGCACTCAGCTCTGGCTCATCACCCACTACCACGAGAACGGCTCGCTCTACGACTACCTGCAGAGGACGGCCCTGGACGTGGAGACCTGCCTGGGGTTGGCCTCCTCCATCATCTGCGGCCTCGTCCACCTCCACGTGGAGATCTTCGGCACCCAGGGCAAGCCCGCCATCGCCCACCGAGACCTGAAGAGCAGGAACATCTTGGTGAAAAGCAACCGGCAGTGCTGCATCGCAGACCTGG GCCTGGCCGTCATGCACTCCCAGGGCAGCGACTACCTGGACATCGGCAACAACCCCCGCGTGGGCACCAAGCGCTACATGGCCCCGGAGGTGCTCAGCGAGCAGATCCGCACCGACTGCTTCGAGTCCTACAAGAAGACGGACATCTGGGCGTACGGGCTGGTGCTCTGGGAGATCACCCGGCGCACGGTGGTGAACG GCATCGTGGAGGAGTACCGCCCGCCCTTCTTCGACGCCGTCCCCAGCGACCCCAGCTTCGAGGACATGAAGAAGGTGGTGTGCGTCGACCAGCAGACCCCCGTGATCCCCAACCGCCTCTTCTCTGACTCG GTTTTGTCGGCGCTGGCGAAGATCATGAAGGAGTGCTGGTACCAGAGCCCCTCGGCCCGCCTCACCGCCCTGCGCATCAAAAAGACGCTGAAAAAGCTGAATAATTCCCTGGAAAAGCCCAAGACGGAGCAGTGA
- the ACVR1B gene encoding activin receptor type-1B: protein MVSVFNLDGVKHHVRTCIPEAKLIPAGKPFYCLSSEDLRNTHCCYSDFCNKIDLMVPSGHLKDNEPPSSWGPVELVAVIAGPVFLVFVVMIIVVFVFHHHQRVYHNRQRLDMEDPSCEMCLSKDKTLQDLVYDLSTSGSGSGLPLFVQRTVARTIVLQEIIGKGRFGEVWRGRWRGGDVAVKIFSSREERSWFREAEIYQTVMLRHENILGFIAADNKDNGTWTQLWLVSDYHEHGSLFDYLNRYTVTIEGMIKLALSAASGLAHLHMEIVGTQGKPGIAHRDLKSKNILVKKNGTCAIADLGLAVRHDSVTDTIDIAPNQRVGTKRYMAPEVLDETINMKHFDSFKCADIYALGLVYWEIARRCNAGGIHEEYQLPYYDLVPSDPSIEEMRKVVCDQKLRPNIPNWWQSYEALRVMGKMMRECWYANGAARLTALRIKKTLSQLSVQEDVKI, encoded by the exons ATGGTCTCGGTCTTCAACCTGGATGGTGTCAAACATCACGTTCGGACCTGCATTCCCGAAGCAAAACTGATCCCTGCTGGGAAACCCTTCTATTGTCTGAGTTCAGAAGATCTGCGTAATACTCACTGCTGCTACTCTGATTTTTGCAACAAGATTGATCTAATGGTTCCCAGTG GACACCTGAAAGACAACGAGCCCCCGTCGAGCTGGGGTCCCGTGGAGCTGGTGGCGGTGATTGCCGGACCCGTCTTCCTGGTGTTTGTTGTCATGATCATAGTAGTCTTTGTTTTTCATCACCACCAACGAGTCTATCACAACCGTCAGCGGCTGGACATGGAAGACCCCTCTTGTGAAATGTGCCTGTCGAAGGATAAGACCTTGCAAGATCTCGTCTACGATCTCTCCACCTCTGGCTCTGGCTCAG GTTTGCCGCTTTTTGTCCAACGGACTGTGGCTCGGACGATTGTCCTTCAGGAGATCATTGGCAAAGGCCGCTTCGGGGAGGTGTGGCGTGGCAGGTGGCGTGGAGGTGACGTCGCTGTGAAGATCTTCTCTTCGCGTGAGGAGCGTTCCTGGTTTAGGGAAGCGGAAATATATCAAACCGTTATGTTGCGCCACGAGAACATCCTGGGATTTATCGCTGCGGATAACAAAG atAATGGAACGTGGACTCAGCTGTGGCTCGTCTCCGACTACCACGAGCACGGATCGCTCTTTGACTACCTTAATCGATACACGGTGACTATCGAGGGGATGATCAAGCTCGCCTTGTCCGCCGCCAGCGGGCTGGCCCACCTTCACATGGAGATTGTGGGCACTCAGG GAAAGCCTGGGATTGCTCACAGAGACTTGAAATCCAAGAACATCTTGGTGAAGAAGAACGGCACGTGTGCCATCGCTGACCTCGGTCTGGCCGTCCGGCATGATTCGGTTACGGATACGATTGATATTGCACCAAATCAAAGGGTCGGAACCAAACG ATACATGGCCCCAGAAGTCTTGGATGAAACCATTAACATGAAGCATTTTGATTCCTTTAAATGTGCCGATATCTATGCCTTGGGCTTGGTCTACTGGGAGATTGCTCGAAGGTGCAACGCAGGAG GTATCCACGAAGAGTATCAGCTTCCCTACTACGACCTTGTACCCTCGGATCCTTCCATTGAGGAGATGCGGAAGGTCGTGTGTGATCAGAAACTAAGGCCTAACATCCCCAACTGGTGGCAAAGCTACGAG GCACTACGGGTGATGGGTAAGATGATGCGAGAGTGCTGGTACGCCAACGGAGCGGCTCGACTCACCGCCCTCCGCATTAAGAAAACCCTCTCACAGCTCAGTGTCCAGGAAGATGTGAAAATCTAG